Genomic segment of Populus nigra chromosome 6, ddPopNigr1.1, whole genome shotgun sequence:
GACTGATGCaatgaattttgaaaacaaGCTCGACAGTTTGAATACTCATTATCAGTAACAGGAAAATAGGAATGTCTTGTCAACCGAAAgagtaaaaggaaaggaaagggagGAAGAAAGCACATTCGTGGCTTAAATTCATAGTTCAAACAGAACAGCATCGTCACAATGATGGAGAAAAAGATGAAGGGAAAAGGCAATCACAGATCATATCAATCCCAAAAGATACGAGGACACTAGCATAGATACCTTATCTTAGCAGGTGTTCATGCTTGTCTAATGAATGcatttaaaggatgaaattgcaaaagTGGCTGAGTGAGTGATCTCTACGTTTTCTTTTTCAGTCTCCTCTTTTAATTCATCAAGTAAAGCTAGGCTCTCCACATAAGAATCAGCATAGTCACTTAGCCCTAAATTTTGCAGATCATGAATTTCGTTCCTCTGAGGATCACATGAAACCACTTCGTCACTTGGATATCTTGTCATTAATATTTCACCATTCTTCCTACAGACCATTGCCAATCCTATTCCGACTGCCTTAATCCTGAGTTTTCGGGCCCataatttcattgcatcatATTTTTTCAGAGCCCATATCTCAATATACTTGGTATCGAGGTCGTTGAGAAACAAAGAAACGGAGTTATCATACACCAAAATTGCCATCCACTCATCGAGTTTGCTAGCTAAATATGGAGACAGCATCATCTTCCCAAACGAATCATTTCTTAGATCAAAAGATAGCACAAACCTACTGCCAAACTCCTCTCTGTCTACAAGCCAATGAAGAACCCCATTCAGGAAAGCATAGTTATAAGAACTGGAACGTCCCCATAAGACTGAAGGTATGGGGTTAATGTAACCAAGAGCAGGGCTAACATCAATGGCCTTCCAAGATCTTTCTTTGACCGAGTAAACCTGACATCCAACTGGGTAGTGAGGTGTGGCAACTCTAACAAACTTGTAGTCATTACATTGCCGATTGAAGCCAAAACCAAAAATACCGTGGAAAGGATCAGATAACCTCGGAAGTACAAGATTCAAAGATTTTCCAATTGATGGATTCCACAAAATTATGCTGTGACCATGATCTTGCGGACTATTTAAAAGACATATAACTCCATTACAAGAACCAATTATTTGGAAGTCATCATCTTCTCTTTTAGAAGGCAGCTCGAACTCTGAGTTTGACCACATGTCTAAAGACTCATTATCCAAACGCAGAGAGTAAGACTGGTTGTGGTGATGAAAGAGAAGCAATGGCTTTGCCTGGGCCAAATGGATACTGATAAATTCAGCGCTAGTGATGAGAGAGTTCCAATACTTTGATACAGACCTGAATCTCACTAAACATTTGGCAGGTAATGCCATGAGAATCGTGATCAACAAATCTTCTGGAAGACCGCCATCCTTTTTCATCGTTTCTGCTATCTTTATATGTCTAACGCTTTCAAAGACTGCTTGTGGAATTTGTAAAGTGTGTGCGGGAATTTGGTGGTGTTTATTGATAACGATTAATGGTTTTGTGAAACAAAGAGAATCTTTGATTCTTTTCTTTGGTTTCTTGGTTTGGAGGAGGAGATGAATTGACGGAGAAAAAGTTCTCTCACTGATTGTTTTCTGTGgcgttttcttggttttttttatgttgatggaGTTTGGTTTCTCggattgaaaaaacaagaaggaaaatGTGAGAGATATAGTAGGGGAGAGTAAAGGTTCAGGGAGAGAGATTTTCAGTCATTTCTCTGGTAGTCAGCTGGGCTGTTTTCTTGGTAGTTACAATTGTTTCTCGGATTAACGTAGTCTAAAATAAGGAAGTGGGAATTCCTCGTGAATACGGAATTGTAAGGCCCATGATTCTCTCACACCATATTGGTTCATCATCCATATCTCAAAACTCAGACTGCCATCCAGACAGTCATAGAGATTCACAGTAAGAGAGTTGTTAGAAACTGAAATGGACATCCCTGCAATAATTCTCTTCGTGTCAAAACGTTCAGGGACGGAACTGTGAGTGTTTTCTTGGGGGTTGATGTCGAGAAAGAAGGGAAAAGGTGGGAGAAACAGCAGAGAGGGTCTCAAGTCTGTTCTTTCGCTTCTTGGTGCGATCAAAAAGGttttgaaagagagaaagagtctCAAAGATTTTGTTAATTTGTCTTCTCTCGGATATTACTCACTTGATTGAGAAAGGTCCTCACTGTTTGTTGTTGATGTTAGAGAGCGTTTTGTTTCTCATTCACAGTCTGAAATTCAGAATAAGTATTGGTTAATATTGTTACGGTTTCTCCtccccctcctcctcctttctCTGGTGTAGAAATTTAGTGGGAGGCCCAGAAGACTAAATTACCCACAGACTCTAGCTAGCTATTAGTATTAACACTAAACTGTGTTAATACAACGAAAACCGTGTTCTTGATCAATTTATATGTCAATAGAGATTCAATCTCTCCTTGAACAATAGTTCAATTGATGCAATTGAGTAAATATCAAgtaggaaaaaaagaagcagcttGGCAATGAAGAGTATGAGGAGCAGACATGAATTGACACTGTTTATTTACTGGGTATGCATTATCTGATCTCGTGAGACTTGCATACTGAAGAGAGCCAATCGCGTGCCTGTAAAGTTGTGGATCCTTCATAGGTTCACCGTTATGAAAACTCAGTCCTGTCACTCGGGTTACAAATATCTTCTACTTATTTCTAACATGCTTACCGTTCAAACTAAAGTCTAAAATCACTCACCATCTTCGAGACAGAAGAAAACAACAACGGTAAAAAAACCTTGTATCATCAATGTCAGCATATCCATACAGTCTTGCGCATAATTTGAGTTGTTATCCAGTCACCAGGTAAtggcaaattatatataattctgCAGAATTTGCCAAAACTATCATCGTAGACCAAGAAATAGTTTCATCTGTCCATGCAACCTACAATCAAGAACAATTATATACATGTGAAGAAACATTTAGCTATATACATGTGAAGAAACAATTTTCAGATTGGATCTTACATAATTTCGCATTGGTGTGCACTCATCATCTAGATGAATGTAGCAAATACCTCCTAGCAAATTTTGTATAGAGAATGGCATAAGGACTTACAGAGCATAATAATCAGTATCTTTTGCACAAAACAGAAAGAATACCAGTACTGGTAAATGCCAGATggaataaatttgaaaacatgATTCAGCAGTTGGAAATACTTATTGAGTAACAGGGAGTCTTGTTAATCCAGATGAACTTCTGCTGTTTCAAATATAACACCAATCACAAATTCTTATTTTCAAGTGTATCAAAAGCATAGTGAATACTTCGAGAGAAACAAGAGATCGAATTGCCAAAAGGTGGGAAGTGATTCGTaccttttgcttcttcttttttctcctgaGTCGATCTCATTTGATTCATTAAGTAAACTTAGACTCTGAACAAAATATTCTACATAGTCGCATTGTTGTAGCCCTAAAATTACGACTTGCTGGAGTCTGTGGATCACATGAAACTACCTCAAACGATCCATGTTTTCTCATTAATATTTCACCATTCTTCCTGAAAA
This window contains:
- the LOC133696527 gene encoding F-box protein CPR1-like, with the protein product MKKDGGLPEDLLITILMALPAKCLVRFRSVSKYWNSLITSAEFISIHLAQAKPLLLFHHHNQSYSLRLDNESLDMWSNSEFELPSKREDDDFQIIGSCNGVICLLNSPQDHGHSIILWNPSIGKSLNLVLPRLSDPFHGIFGFGFNRQCNDYKFVRVATPHYPVGCQVYSVKERSWKAIDVSPALGYINPIPSVLWGRSSSYNYAFLNGVLHWLVDREEFGSRFVLSFDLRNDSFGKMMLSPYLASKLDEWMAILVYDNSVSLFLNDLDTKYIEIWALKKYDAMKLWARKLRIKAVGIGLAMVCRKNGEILMTRYPSDEVVSCDPQRNEIHDLQNLGLSDYADSYVESLALLDELKEETEKENVEITHSATFAISSFKCIH